In a genomic window of Niallia taxi:
- a CDS encoding isochorismatase family cysteine hydrolase translates to MLVISLVGIVVFCVGIIALRLVYLSSATNGNPIAKYNNAKSALLVLDVQNDTLGIPEYGNTQPLIANINTAIEYANANNIEIIYTKQEFTVNPLNTLISGGMFQADSKGADLYNELSILSDNIFSKLRTDAFSLGNFENHLIRNEINTLYIVGADASACVYKTALGGKNRGYRVIIIEDSIFSIKKEMLNSMINKYQTKGIEITTIKDFIHTQAIN, encoded by the coding sequence ATGTTAGTCATTAGTCTAGTTGGAATAGTGGTATTTTGTGTAGGAATTATAGCCTTACGATTGGTATATTTATCGAGTGCCACAAATGGCAATCCAATTGCCAAATATAATAACGCTAAAAGCGCACTTCTTGTATTAGATGTTCAAAATGATACCTTAGGAATACCTGAATACGGCAACACGCAACCGTTAATCGCTAACATCAATACAGCTATTGAATACGCCAATGCCAATAACATAGAGATTATTTATACTAAGCAAGAGTTTACGGTAAATCCTTTGAATACATTGATTTCTGGTGGTATGTTTCAGGCAGATAGTAAGGGAGCTGACTTATATAATGAATTATCCATTCTATCGGACAACATTTTTAGTAAGCTTCGCACTGATGCTTTTTCACTCGGAAATTTTGAAAATCACCTCATAAGAAATGAAATTAATACCCTTTACATCGTTGGCGCAGATGCCAGTGCCTGTGTTTACAAAACCGCTTTGGGTGGTAAAAACCGGGGTTATCGAGTTATTATTATAGAGGATTCAATCTTTTCAATAAAAAAGGAAATGTTGAATTCAATGATTAATAAATATCAAACTAAAGGAATCGAGATAACTACTATTAAGGACTTTATACATACACAAGCTATCAATTAG
- a CDS encoding sensor histidine kinase, with product MDNTTFNDRLEGIGLSKIAYMVWIVLVYVVAIAIQIYENATVHDIVLLTLFSAIHFFLYYLSVSLQLSKKQSWFYIILQISLLFLSSFFLHTRIPILLVGILPMLIAQSITIFNSWKKVLIAFIAIYAVYCNAIWLNYGSSELPIFILVFFFNLTLVVFYSVMYNRQVNARIRMAYYLKDLELVHKRVEELTLANERQRMARDLHDTLAQGLAGIIMQLEAVDSHLQNGNTERSHEIIQHSMAQARETLRKSRTVIDDLRSVPVEKNSFNKQVLEQLEVFKQETRINVELLEQPIVNIPYLVRENCLYIISECLANIKKHANAEKVKMEIKIINSEIVIKISDNGIGFKKKSIGKHAGRYGLIGLFERARLIGGEIQINSDIGIGTEIILKVPIKGEAYGSI from the coding sequence ATGGATAATACTACTTTTAATGACAGATTAGAGGGTATAGGACTGTCAAAGATTGCATATATGGTTTGGATAGTTCTAGTATATGTAGTAGCAATTGCGATTCAGATATATGAAAATGCTACAGTACACGATATAGTACTATTAACTTTATTTTCTGCCATTCACTTTTTTCTGTACTATTTGTCTGTTTCATTACAACTGTCGAAAAAACAAAGCTGGTTCTATATAATACTGCAAATTTCTTTATTATTTTTATCGTCTTTTTTCTTACATACTAGGATACCGATTTTATTAGTTGGAATTTTACCAATGTTAATCGCCCAAAGTATAACCATTTTTAATAGCTGGAAAAAAGTGCTTATTGCTTTTATAGCAATATATGCAGTTTACTGTAATGCCATATGGCTCAATTATGGTTCAAGTGAATTACCGATTTTCATACTGGTTTTCTTTTTTAATTTAACCTTAGTAGTATTTTATTCCGTCATGTACAATCGGCAAGTTAATGCCAGAATAAGAATGGCATACTATCTAAAAGACCTGGAACTAGTGCATAAGCGAGTCGAAGAGTTAACCTTAGCTAATGAGAGGCAAAGAATGGCAAGGGATTTACATGATACGTTAGCACAAGGGTTAGCAGGTATAATTATGCAATTAGAAGCTGTAGATTCGCATTTGCAAAATGGAAATACAGAGAGATCACATGAAATAATTCAGCATTCAATGGCACAAGCTAGAGAAACCTTACGGAAATCTAGAACAGTCATTGATGATTTGCGATCAGTACCAGTTGAAAAAAATAGTTTTAATAAGCAAGTCTTAGAACAGCTGGAAGTATTTAAACAAGAGACGAGGATTAATGTGGAGTTATTAGAACAACCAATTGTTAATATCCCATATTTAGTCAGGGAGAATTGTCTTTATATTATTAGTGAATGCTTAGCTAATATTAAGAAGCATGCCAATGCTGAAAAAGTAAAAATGGAAATAAAAATAATTAACAGTGAGATAGTAATCAAAATCAGTGATAATGGGATTGGATTTAAGAAGAAATCCATTGGTAAACATGCTGGAAGATATGGCCTTATCGGACTATTTGAAAGGGCACGCCTAATAGGTGGAGAAATACAAATTAATTCAGATATCGGAATAGGAACAGAAATAATATTGAAAGTACCAATAAAAGGGGAAGCTTATGGAAGCATATAA
- a CDS encoding MMPL family transporter translates to MSKLLYKIGKWSAINKIKVLLLWVLFLVGAMAIAIGMKPVFSEDMSIPDTPSEKALTVIKAEFPQGPDNGKIRVIFGTEDGDKVTSESTQKNILTTLEIIKEDKTVKTITNPFDMGTISENEKIAYADITYNQGADDISNASYKHLEESIAFSKDNGIQTELTGDVKGSEMQIGGVSEVVGIALAFVVLAVTFASFLLAGLPILTALLGLGVSVGLTMMATKIFDIASVSLSLAGMIGIAVGIDYALFIFTKHRQFLGEGISKIESIARATGTAGSAVVFAGLTVIVALCGLTVVGIPFMSAMGLTAGLSVLMAVLVSITLVPSVLSMVGKRMAPKNQKVKNQRKQSADSNFWGILVTKHPIKLSLIGILMLLFISIPSLHMELGLPNDGMKGHDTPERRSYDLLAQGFGSGFNGQLTIVADASNVDDKQKENTIEKAVKDIEQLDNVSSVSPAMPNEKGEYAIITVTPKTGPNDAATKDLVQEVRDLSDKNIKLLVTGSTAVNIDISDRLNDAIPIFAVLIVGFAFVLLTIVFRSLLVPIVAVLGFLLTMFSTLGLSVFILQDGNMIDLFSIPQEGPILAFLPILSIGILFGLAMDYQVFLVSRMREEYVLTKNPVQAIQAGLKHSGPVVTAAGLIMIFVFAGFIFSGEETIKSMGLAMTFGVIFDAFIVRMTIVPSIMKLMGHKAWYLPKWLNKGIPNVDIEGHGLIKPQNTEVFYEHPVK, encoded by the coding sequence ATGTCGAAACTATTATATAAAATAGGAAAATGGTCTGCAATAAATAAAATAAAGGTTCTGTTATTATGGGTTCTATTTTTAGTCGGTGCAATGGCTATTGCTATTGGAATGAAGCCTGTTTTTTCTGAGGATATGTCTATACCTGATACTCCTTCTGAAAAGGCCTTAACTGTAATAAAGGCCGAATTTCCGCAAGGTCCTGATAATGGAAAAATTCGTGTTATATTTGGAACCGAAGACGGTGATAAGGTAACTTCTGAATCAACTCAAAAAAACATATTAACAACATTAGAAATAATTAAAGAGGATAAGACTGTTAAGACAATCACCAATCCTTTCGATATGGGGACAATCTCTGAAAATGAGAAGATAGCATATGCAGATATCACTTATAATCAAGGTGCGGATGATATATCAAATGCTTCCTATAAGCATCTCGAGGAGAGTATTGCCTTTTCTAAAGACAATGGAATACAAACGGAATTAACTGGTGATGTAAAAGGGTCTGAAATGCAAATAGGTGGAGTTTCTGAGGTTGTCGGTATTGCCTTGGCTTTTGTAGTATTGGCAGTTACTTTTGCGTCTTTCTTACTAGCAGGCTTACCTATACTAACAGCGTTGTTAGGGTTAGGTGTTAGTGTTGGATTGACCATGATGGCAACAAAGATTTTCGATATAGCGTCTGTCAGTCTCTCCTTAGCTGGTATGATTGGAATTGCAGTTGGAATAGATTACGCTTTGTTTATTTTTACGAAGCATCGACAATTTTTGGGGGAAGGCATCTCAAAGATTGAATCAATCGCAAGGGCAACAGGAACAGCAGGAAGTGCAGTAGTATTTGCAGGGCTAACGGTTATCGTTGCTCTTTGTGGACTGACAGTAGTTGGCATTCCCTTTATGTCTGCAATGGGCTTAACAGCAGGACTAAGTGTTCTTATGGCAGTATTGGTATCTATTACGCTTGTTCCATCGGTATTATCTATGGTTGGAAAGCGAATGGCTCCGAAAAATCAAAAAGTGAAAAATCAGAGGAAACAAAGTGCAGATAGTAACTTCTGGGGAATATTGGTAACAAAGCACCCGATAAAATTAAGTTTAATTGGTATTCTAATGCTTTTATTTATCAGCATTCCTTCTCTTCATATGGAATTAGGACTGCCTAATGACGGAATGAAAGGACATGATACACCTGAACGTCGTTCCTATGATTTATTAGCTCAAGGATTTGGATCAGGATTTAATGGCCAACTAACAATTGTTGCAGATGCATCAAATGTCGATGATAAACAGAAGGAAAATACAATAGAGAAAGCTGTAAAAGATATCGAGCAGCTTGACAATGTATCAAGTGTTTCTCCAGCAATGCCTAACGAAAAAGGAGAATACGCAATTATTACGGTTACCCCAAAAACGGGTCCTAATGATGCAGCCACAAAAGATTTAGTTCAAGAGGTCCGTGACTTATCGGATAAGAATATTAAATTATTGGTTACTGGTTCTACAGCTGTAAATATCGATATTTCAGATCGTCTTAATGATGCAATACCTATATTTGCCGTATTAATAGTTGGATTCGCGTTTGTACTACTAACAATTGTTTTCCGTTCTTTGTTAGTTCCAATTGTTGCTGTATTAGGCTTCTTGTTAACGATGTTTTCTACATTAGGATTATCAGTGTTTATTTTACAAGATGGAAATATGATCGATTTATTTAGTATTCCTCAGGAAGGACCAATACTAGCCTTTTTGCCAATCTTATCAATAGGTATACTATTTGGTCTAGCCATGGATTATCAAGTATTCCTTGTCAGTCGGATGAGAGAAGAATATGTACTGACAAAAAATCCGGTTCAAGCAATCCAAGCAGGGTTAAAGCATAGTGGTCCTGTTGTAACCGCAGCTGGGCTCATCATGATATTTGTTTTTGCGGGATTTATATTCTCTGGCGAGGAGACGATCAAATCCATGGGATTAGCAATGACCTTTGGCGTTATATTTGATGCTTTTATAGTTAGAATGACAATTGTTCCAAGTATTATGAAACTAATGGGGCATAAGGCGTGGTATTTGCCAAAGTGGCTAAATAAAGGAATTCCAAATGTGGATATAGAAGGACATGGACTTATAAAGCCTCAGAATACAGAGGTATTTTATGAACATCCTGTCAAATAA
- a CDS encoding histidine phosphatase family protein: MKKTLYLMRHGQTLFNKRRKIQGWCDSPLTELGIKQAEAAANYFNDQHIIFDQAYCSTSERTSDTLEVVTKIPYTRLKGLKEWNFGTFEGESEDLNPPLPYNDFFVKYGGEDQKEVQLRMNATCQKIMEEDNEVVLAVSHGASCRNFMRYWEHTSTITQEAKIGNCCILKFEYENKEFKLVEIINHDFNDRRAGISVVS; encoded by the coding sequence ATGAAAAAGACATTATATTTAATGAGACATGGACAAACATTATTTAATAAAAGAAGAAAAATTCAAGGCTGGTGTGATTCTCCACTTACGGAATTGGGAATAAAACAAGCAGAGGCTGCCGCAAATTACTTTAATGATCAGCATATTATCTTTGATCAAGCTTATTGTTCTACGTCAGAAAGAACGAGTGACACTTTAGAAGTTGTAACAAAAATTCCATATACAAGACTGAAAGGATTAAAGGAATGGAATTTTGGGACATTTGAAGGAGAAAGTGAAGATTTAAACCCACCACTTCCTTATAATGATTTTTTTGTTAAGTATGGAGGCGAAGATCAAAAAGAAGTACAGCTAAGAATGAATGCAACTTGTCAAAAAATAATGGAAGAAGATAATGAAGTAGTATTAGCTGTATCACATGGAGCATCCTGCAGAAACTTTATGAGATATTGGGAGCATACTAGCACTATTACTCAAGAGGCGAAAATTGGGAATTGCTGCATTTTAAAATTCGAATATGAGAACAAAGAATTTAAATTAGTTGAAATTATTAATCATGATTTTAATGATAGAAGAGCTGGAATTTCCGTTGTTTCTTAA
- a CDS encoding Gfo/Idh/MocA family protein, with protein MKKLKVGIIGCGVISSIYMENCAKFPHLEVVACADLDIQRAHSQAEKYNIPTACSVEELLNDQEIELVINLTIPKAHASVCIQALEAGKHVYTEKPLAVTREEGRQILETAKKRNLLVGSAPDTFLGAGIQTAIHLIEQGEIGVPIGASAFMICRGHEHWHPDPAFYYDIGGGPMFDMGPYYLTALVALLGPIKRISGFTRISYPERTVLSTPKAGTKIDVKIPTHIAGVIDFSSGVIGNITTSFDAFGGTSLPPIEIYGSEGTLLVPDPNTFGGPVKLRKRDENEFKEVPLEYGHAQNSRGLGVADMAKAIIEGSHFRANGRLAYHVLEAMHGFHDSSDSGRHYMMESTCDRPEPVSIKVQK; from the coding sequence ATGAAAAAACTTAAAGTTGGCATCATTGGATGTGGAGTTATTAGTTCTATTTACATGGAAAACTGTGCAAAATTCCCCCATCTTGAAGTTGTGGCCTGTGCTGATTTAGATATACAGAGGGCTCATTCTCAAGCTGAAAAGTATAATATTCCTACAGCTTGTTCAGTAGAGGAGCTCCTGAATGATCAGGAAATTGAACTGGTAATTAATTTAACCATACCAAAAGCACATGCCTCTGTTTGTATACAAGCGCTTGAAGCAGGAAAGCATGTATATACGGAAAAACCACTGGCCGTTACGCGCGAAGAAGGCAGACAAATTTTAGAAACAGCAAAAAAACGAAATCTCCTTGTTGGCAGTGCGCCTGACACCTTCTTAGGTGCTGGTATTCAAACGGCGATTCATTTAATAGAGCAAGGTGAAATTGGTGTACCTATTGGAGCATCTGCTTTTATGATTTGCCGTGGTCATGAACATTGGCATCCTGACCCAGCCTTTTATTATGATATCGGCGGTGGGCCAATGTTTGATATGGGACCATACTACTTAACAGCCTTGGTTGCTCTATTAGGCCCAATTAAGCGAATTTCAGGTTTCACTCGAATCAGCTATCCTGAAAGAACGGTGCTTAGCACACCAAAAGCAGGCACTAAAATCGATGTGAAAATTCCAACTCATATCGCAGGAGTGATTGATTTTTCTTCAGGAGTAATTGGAAACATTACTACGAGCTTTGATGCATTTGGCGGTACATCCCTTCCACCTATTGAAATATACGGAAGTGAAGGAACATTACTAGTTCCTGATCCAAACACCTTTGGCGGACCTGTTAAGCTTAGAAAACGTGACGAAAATGAATTTAAAGAGGTACCACTTGAATACGGTCACGCTCAAAACAGTAGAGGACTTGGTGTCGCAGATATGGCTAAAGCAATTATTGAAGGCAGTCACTTCCGAGCAAATGGCAGGTTAGCCTATCATGTGTTAGAAGCAATGCATGGTTTCCATGATTCCTCAGATAGCGGCAGACATTATATGATGGAAAGTACCTGTGACAGACCTGAACCAGTCTCCATCAAAGTCCAGAAGTAA
- a CDS encoding ThuA domain-containing protein: protein MKKSALIVWGGWDGHQPEQVADIFKKILEEENFQVEVSNSLDSYADKERLMSFDLIVPNWTMGQIERKYVLNISEAVAAGVGLAGCHGGMCDSFRNNVDWQFMTGGNWVAHPGNDGVEYTVNFKHSSSPLLKGISDFKIASEQYYLHYDPAVEVLATTRFPVFDGPHSANKAVDMPVVWTKRWGHGNVFYNSLGHQANIVAMPEISLIMRRGFLWAASGKAQAENSAVNTSYKNVRTYTGMGDSQ from the coding sequence ATGAAGAAATCAGCTTTAATTGTTTGGGGCGGATGGGATGGCCATCAGCCTGAACAAGTAGCAGACATTTTTAAAAAAATTCTTGAAGAAGAAAACTTCCAAGTAGAGGTTTCCAATTCACTAGACTCTTATGCAGATAAAGAAAGGTTAATGTCATTTGACTTGATTGTTCCTAACTGGACAATGGGGCAAATTGAAAGAAAGTACGTCTTAAATATCTCTGAAGCAGTGGCAGCAGGTGTCGGTTTAGCTGGCTGTCATGGTGGAATGTGTGACTCTTTCCGTAACAATGTTGACTGGCAGTTTATGACCGGAGGAAATTGGGTCGCTCATCCTGGCAATGACGGGGTGGAATATACTGTTAACTTTAAACACTCCTCCAGCCCGCTATTAAAAGGTATTTCTGATTTTAAAATTGCAAGTGAGCAATATTATCTTCATTATGATCCGGCAGTAGAAGTATTAGCAACTACGCGTTTCCCAGTGTTTGATGGTCCTCATTCTGCAAACAAAGCAGTCGATATGCCAGTTGTCTGGACAAAACGCTGGGGACACGGAAATGTATTTTATAATTCATTAGGTCACCAGGCAAATATTGTGGCAATGCCGGAAATCTCTCTTATTATGCGGCGAGGGTTTTTATGGGCCGCTTCTGGGAAGGCACAGGCCGAGAATTCAGCTGTAAATACGAGCTACAAAAATGTACGTACCTATACTGGTATGGGAGACAGCCAATAA
- a CDS encoding helix-turn-helix transcriptional regulator yields the protein MLLYESHHFDFISNYDSTNLNFPSHLHRCFELIFVVGGKMDVMIEQKNFHLHTGQYLLILPNEIHSIATVSQSRAKICIFSPDYVTTFQSMIENRSLENPVFDLSVQAKMLVSKTLFKDDFNLLEQKASLYLLLAELMAQTTLIKTEKKDSALLHTLLTYIQEHFTEPITLQSIAVKLGYSYNYLSKYFNAHVKTSFTEFLNDTRISYGCHLLRTTEKNITEIAYLCGYENIRSFNRNFIKKTLCTPKEYRHTLPGLLVGQQPIHNKNPERN from the coding sequence ATGTTATTATATGAATCCCACCATTTTGATTTCATTTCAAACTATGATTCTACCAATTTAAACTTTCCAAGCCATCTTCATCGTTGTTTTGAATTAATCTTTGTCGTTGGTGGAAAAATGGACGTCATGATTGAACAAAAAAACTTTCATTTACATACTGGACAATATTTACTAATTTTACCGAATGAAATTCATTCCATTGCGACAGTATCACAATCCAGAGCCAAAATATGTATCTTTTCACCCGATTATGTAACGACCTTCCAAAGCATGATAGAAAATCGTTCCCTTGAAAACCCCGTTTTCGACCTATCTGTACAGGCAAAAATGCTCGTTTCCAAAACACTCTTTAAAGATGACTTCAACCTTTTAGAACAAAAAGCGAGTCTTTACTTATTATTAGCCGAGCTAATGGCACAAACGACCCTCATTAAAACCGAAAAAAAAGACTCAGCGTTACTTCACACCCTGCTAACCTACATACAGGAACATTTTACAGAACCTATTACTTTACAAAGTATAGCCGTTAAACTTGGATATAGTTATAATTACCTTTCCAAATATTTTAATGCCCATGTTAAAACATCTTTCACCGAGTTTTTAAATGATACACGTATTAGCTATGGGTGCCATCTGCTCAGAACAACAGAAAAAAATATAACGGAGATTGCTTATCTTTGTGGATATGAAAACATACGCTCATTTAATCGGAACTTCATTAAAAAAACATTATGTACACCAAAAGAATACCGACATACACTTCCAGGGCTTTTAGTTGGTCAGCAACCTATTCATAATAAAAACCCTGAGAGAAACTAA
- a CDS encoding TrkH family potassium uptake protein, translating to MNSKIKIFTKRLSAAQLIVFYYLVAVMVSTILLLLPITQKGNTELAFIDAVFISISAVTVTGLSTVDVSQLLSVPGTFIFAIILQFGGIGVMAFGTILWLLSGKRIGLRARILMTTEQNSPTFSGIVRLIRMIFYVFVIVELCGAVVFGTYFLKYFSTWQEAYLQGFFASVAATTNAGFDITGKSLIPFADDYFVILINIVLFIIGSLGFPVLIELIQWFRHKRRSTFQFSLFTKVTTATFFILIVIGVVFIYLFEYSHFFANKNWHQSFFHSLFYSISSRTGGMAISDVNELSVPTILLLCIFMFIGASPSSAGGGIRTTTFAVMLLTIYNYSKGNRTIKIFKREIEEEDIIKSFIVFTTGMILCIMAVFILAYFETAFSLMEILFEVSSAFGTVGLSLGITPDLSIIGKSVIMILMFIGKIGMFTFLFFMGGKPMKQPFHYPKERIIIG from the coding sequence ATGAATAGTAAAATAAAGATTTTCACAAAACGACTATCTGCAGCTCAGTTAATTGTATTTTATTATTTAGTAGCTGTGATGGTTTCAACCATTTTATTGCTGCTGCCCATCACCCAAAAAGGAAATACAGAGCTTGCATTTATTGATGCGGTATTCATTTCTATCAGTGCGGTAACTGTTACAGGATTATCTACGGTAGATGTGAGTCAGCTCCTTAGTGTTCCGGGTACGTTTATTTTTGCCATCATCCTCCAATTTGGTGGTATTGGAGTGATGGCTTTCGGTACAATTCTTTGGCTTTTATCTGGAAAAAGGATAGGACTTAGAGCAAGGATACTTATGACGACAGAACAAAACAGCCCGACTTTTTCTGGAATTGTTCGGCTCATACGAATGATTTTCTATGTTTTTGTCATTGTTGAGCTATGTGGGGCTGTTGTATTCGGCACCTATTTTTTAAAGTATTTTTCCACATGGCAAGAGGCTTATTTACAAGGTTTTTTCGCCTCTGTAGCTGCAACGACAAATGCTGGTTTTGATATTACGGGAAAATCACTAATTCCGTTCGCTGATGATTATTTTGTCATACTCATTAATATAGTACTCTTTATTATCGGATCACTTGGATTTCCAGTATTAATAGAGCTCATTCAGTGGTTCAGGCATAAGCGAAGGAGTACATTCCAGTTCTCCTTGTTCACTAAAGTTACAACTGCAACTTTTTTCATTCTGATTGTAATTGGAGTAGTTTTCATCTATTTGTTTGAGTACAGTCATTTCTTTGCAAACAAGAATTGGCATCAGTCCTTTTTTCATTCCTTGTTTTACTCCATATCTTCACGTACTGGCGGAATGGCGATTAGCGATGTAAACGAGCTATCCGTACCAACCATTTTATTACTTTGTATTTTTATGTTCATAGGGGCATCTCCAAGCAGTGCTGGTGGTGGGATAAGAACTACGACGTTTGCTGTGATGCTGTTAACCATTTATAATTATTCGAAGGGCAATAGAACCATAAAAATATTCAAAAGAGAGATTGAGGAAGAGGATATCATCAAGTCATTCATCGTATTCACAACAGGGATGATACTTTGTATTATGGCAGTATTCATACTGGCCTATTTCGAAACAGCCTTTTCCTTAATGGAGATATTATTTGAAGTTTCCTCTGCGTTTGGTACAGTTGGCCTGTCGCTTGGAATTACACCAGATTTGAGTATTATTGGCAAGAGTGTCATCATGATTTTAATGTTTATAGGAAAAATCGGAATGTTTACCTTCTTGTTCTTTATGGGAGGGAAACCAATGAAACAGCCTTTTCACTATCCAAAAGAGCGCATCATTATAGGATAA
- a CDS encoding Gfo/Idh/MocA family protein, with protein sequence MEKIRIGMVGYKFMGKAHSHAYQDLPMFFPDIIHPEMKVICGRDEKGVSLAAKQFGWQEYTTDWKSLLERDDIDLIDINAPSDVHKEITIAAAKAGKHVFCEKPLALTLSDSREMLEVVEAAGVKHLVGFNYRFAPAVMLAKKLLEEARLGDIYHFRACFLQDWLVDPNFPLAWRLQKEVAGSGSHGDLGAHLIDLAHYLIGDMEEVIGMSETFIKERPIPSQMSGLTAKGSSRDEKAPVTVDDATLFLARFANGALGSFEATRYAAGHRCTNSFEINGSKGSVIFDFERMNELQVYFTADKEDVQGFRRVLATDSSHAFAQNWWPPGHTIGYEHTFIHEVVELMESFRENRQPVPNFRDGVKCQEVLEAVDLSIEKRQWIRISDV encoded by the coding sequence ATGGAGAAAATTAGAATTGGAATGGTTGGTTATAAATTTATGGGGAAGGCACACAGTCATGCATACCAGGATCTTCCCATGTTCTTCCCGGATATTATTCATCCTGAAATGAAGGTCATATGCGGTCGTGATGAAAAAGGTGTCTCTCTTGCCGCCAAACAATTTGGCTGGCAAGAATATACAACTGACTGGAAGTCCTTATTAGAAAGAGACGATATTGATTTAATCGATATCAATGCACCAAGTGATGTACATAAAGAAATAACAATAGCTGCAGCAAAAGCAGGCAAGCATGTTTTTTGCGAAAAACCGTTAGCGCTTACATTATCAGACTCTAGAGAAATGCTTGAAGTGGTTGAGGCTGCTGGGGTAAAACATTTGGTTGGCTTTAACTATCGCTTTGCTCCTGCTGTTATGCTGGCAAAAAAGCTGCTGGAAGAAGCTAGACTTGGTGATATTTATCATTTCAGGGCCTGTTTTTTACAGGATTGGCTTGTCGATCCTAACTTTCCCCTTGCCTGGAGATTACAGAAAGAAGTTGCCGGTTCAGGTTCACACGGAGACCTCGGAGCTCATTTGATTGATTTGGCCCATTACCTTATTGGTGATATGGAAGAAGTAATTGGTATGAGTGAAACCTTTATTAAAGAGCGGCCAATTCCTTCCCAAATGTCCGGTTTAACTGCAAAAGGCAGCAGTCGTGATGAGAAAGCTCCTGTAACAGTGGATGATGCTACCCTCTTCCTAGCTCGTTTTGCAAATGGGGCATTAGGAAGCTTTGAAGCTACACGTTATGCTGCAGGTCATCGCTGTACAAATTCATTTGAAATCAATGGAAGTAAAGGCAGTGTTATTTTTGACTTTGAGCGAATGAATGAACTGCAGGTTTATTTTACTGCTGATAAAGAGGATGTACAGGGATTTCGCCGAGTGTTAGCGACTGATTCAAGCCATGCTTTCGCTCAAAATTGGTGGCCCCCGGGACATACGATTGGCTATGAACACACGTTTATTCACGAAGTAGTAGAACTTATGGAGTCTTTTCGCGAGAATCGTCAGCCTGTTCCGAACTTCCGTGATGGCGTAAAGTGTCAAGAAGTTTTAGAAGCGGTTGATTTATCGATTGAGAAACGTCAATGGATTCGGATTTCTGATGTTTAA
- a CDS encoding helix-turn-helix domain-containing protein has translation MDISIKEVMDCIVNPVKSQIILLIQEKGECTAKELLSLQNDIPQATLYRTLTRLVDSGILKIVSVNKIRAVSEKVYALNESFLHVNQAIIEQNDGEAYFKMFTNFVILLMKEFQNYAEKPSIDIDKDKSGFSAVPIYATGEELLEIGNKFKEIIAPYQTRNTSIKEQNMRILATIITPPNDKQM, from the coding sequence TTGGATATTAGTATTAAGGAAGTAATGGACTGCATAGTTAACCCTGTTAAAAGTCAAATCATTCTTTTAATCCAAGAAAAAGGGGAATGCACAGCCAAAGAATTATTATCATTACAAAACGATATTCCACAAGCTACACTCTATCGCACATTAACTCGGTTGGTAGATAGCGGTATTCTAAAGATTGTTTCTGTAAATAAGATTCGCGCAGTATCTGAGAAAGTTTACGCATTAAATGAGAGCTTTTTACATGTAAACCAGGCTATCATTGAGCAAAATGATGGTGAAGCATACTTTAAAATGTTTACAAACTTTGTGATTTTATTGATGAAAGAGTTTCAAAATTATGCTGAGAAACCTTCTATAGATATTGACAAAGATAAATCAGGTTTCAGTGCAGTGCCCATCTATGCTACTGGTGAAGAATTGTTAGAAATCGGAAATAAATTCAAAGAAATAATTGCACCTTATCAAACACGAAATACATCAATTAAGGAACAAAATATGCGCATTCTTGCAACAATTATTACACCCCCTAACGATAAACAAATGTGA